A window of Rhinolophus ferrumequinum isolate MPI-CBG mRhiFer1 chromosome X, mRhiFer1_v1.p, whole genome shotgun sequence contains these coding sequences:
- the NDUFA1 gene encoding NADH dehydrogenase [ubiquinone] 1 alpha subcomplex subunit 1, with the protein MWFEILPGIAVMGACLLIPGVATAHIHRFTNGGKEKRVAYYSYQWTLMERDRRVSGVNRYYVSKGLENID; encoded by the exons ATGTGGTTCGAGATTCTCCCCGGGATCGCCGTTATGGGCGCATGCTTACTCATCCCCGGAGTGGCCACTGCGCACATCCACAGGTTCACTAATGGGGGCAAG gAAAAAAGGGTTGCCTATTATTCATATCAGTGGACTTTGATGGAAAGAGATAGGCGAGTCTCTGGAGTTAATCGTTACTATGTGTCAAAG
- the RNF113A gene encoding E3 ubiquitin-protein ligase RNF113A gives MAEQLSPGKATDQVCTFLFKKPGQKGAAGRRKRLFCDQEPGDSSSSDEGSTVVRPEKKRATHNPMIQKTRSSGKQKAAYGDLSSEEEEEKNEPLSLGVVYKSTRSAKPVGPEDMGATAVYELDTEKERDAQAIFERSQKIQEELRGKEDDKIYRGINNYQKYMKPKDTSMGNASSGMVRKGPIRAPEHLRATVRWDYQPDICKDYKETGFCGFGDSCKFLHDRSDYKHGWQIERELDEGRYGVYEDENYEVGSDDEEIPFKCLICRQTFQNPVVTKCRHYFCESCALQHFRTTPRCYVCDQQTNGVFNPAKEVISKLEKYRAAEEGGTSDFPEDPDEGPIPIT, from the coding sequence ATGGCAGAGCAACTTTCTCCAGGAAAGGCGACAGACCAGGTGTGCACCTTCCTGTTCAAAAAGCCGGGTCAAAAAGGGGCTGCAGGCCGCCGGAAGCGCCTGTTCTGCGATCAAGAGCCCGGAGACAGCAGTAGCAGTGACGAAGGCAGCACTGTGGTTCGCCCGGAAAAGAAGCGAGCGACCCACAATCCGATGATACAGAAGACCCGCAGCAGTGGGAAACAGAAAGCGGCTTACGGCGACTTGAGtagcgaggaggaggaggagaagaacgAGCCCTTGAGTCTCGGTGTGGTCTACAAGTCCACCCGCTCGGCGAAACCCGTGGGGCCAGAGGATATGGGGGCGACTGCTGTCTACGAGCTAGACACGGAGAAGGAGCGTGACGCACAAGCCATCTTTGAGCGCAGCCAGAAGATCCAGGAAGAGTTGAGAGGCAAGGAGGATGACAAGATCTATCGGGGTATCAATAACTACCAGAAATACATGAAGCCCAAGGATACGTCTATGGGCAATGCTTCCTCTGGAATGGTGCGGAAGGGCCCCATCCGGGCTCCCGAGCATCTGCGTGCCACTGTGCGCTGGGATTACCAGCCTGACATTTGTAAAGACTACAAGGAGACTGGCTTTTGCGGCTTCGGCGACAGCTGCAAATTCCTCCATGATCGTTCAGATTACAAGCATGGGTGGCAGATCGAACGTGAGCTTGATGAGGGTCGCTATGGTGTCTATGAGGACGAAAACTATGAAGTAGGAAGCGATGATGAGGAAATACCATTCAAGTGTTTGATCTGTCGCCAGACCTTCCAAAACCCAGTTGTCACCAAGTGTAGGCATTATTTCTGCGAGAGCTGTGCGCTGCAGCATTTCCGCACCACCCCGCGCTGCTATGTCTGTGACCAGCAGACCAATGGCGTCTTCAATCCAGCGAAAGAAGTGATTTCTAAACTGGAGAAATATCGAGCTGCAGAAGAGGGTGGTACTTCCGATTTCCCAGAAGACCCGGATGAGGGTCCAATTCCCATTACTTAG